ACCCGCCAAATCGTCGCCCAAAACGCTGACACCAAAACTGAGTGGCGCTGGTCCATTACCGATCCTGACACGGGTGAACTCACCCACACCGGAACCACGACCCGCCGCCCCGGTGCCGCGATACGCCGCGCAGTTGAGATGCGCCACACGACCTGTGTGTTCCCCGGATGCCGCATGCCATCCGTCGAATCCGATTTGGATCACCGTGACCCAGTCACCCACGGCGGACCCACCACGCCGCCTAACCTGGCACCGTTATGCAGGTTCCACCACACCCAAAAACACCTCGACTGGCGCCTCGAAAAACTCGACAACGGCGACTACCAGTGGACCAGCCCCCTCGGCCACACCTACACCACTCGCCGAGCACCACCCTAAAAATGGACCGAACCGGCCCGCGGTTTCCCATCGGAATTGGTGCGATGGGGGGAGCGGGGTGATTCCGCTGCCACCGGGTTGGCCGAAGCCACGGCGCTGGCTGCGAAGTATCCATCGATTACCAGCATTCGTATCTACGAGGTCATGGAGCACTAAACCAGTGCCCCGACGGGCAAAAGGGCTGACACCGTTTCTGGCGACGTCGGCGATCGCTCGGTGCGAAAAGACAAGAGTCGGGTTCGTCGGTGCGGGAACGAACCGAGACGCAACCGGCTGTCGTGCGGTCGGCAGTGCTCTTCTAGACTCTGTGCAATGTCTTCTTCTCCTCCGACCGTGTGGCTTGAGACGCTTGGGTGCGCCAAGAACCAGGTCGATTCGGACAAACTCACCGCGTTGCTTGACACGTCCGGATACGTGATGGCCGCGTCGGCGAAGGTCGCCGACGTGGTGATGGTGAACACGTGTGCATTCATCGAAGCGGCCCGTGAGGAATCGATCGACACGATCCTTGCTCTTGCGGATATCAAGAACGACGGTGCCAACCTTGTCGTGCTTGGTTGCATGGCGCAGCGTTACGAGACCGAGCTGGCTGAAGCGTTGCCGGAGGCCGACGCGGTCCTTGGTCTCGACCGCTACGGCGAGCTGATCTCCACACTCGACACCATGACGGACTGGCGGCCGCTTCGGGTCACGGCGGCGCCGACATCCAAGATGGACATTTTGTACCAGACGAAACGTCCGACACCGACGACGCCGTACGCCTACGTCAAGATCGCCGAAGGGTGCGACAAGAGCTGCACGTTCTGCGCAATCCCGCAGTTTCGCGGCAAACAACGCTCGCGTTCACCGCTGAACATCCGCGACGAGATCGCCGACCTCACCGCACAGGGCGTCGGTGAAATCGTCATCGTTGCACAGGATCTTGCCGCATACGGGCGCGACATCAACGCACCCGGAGGCATCGAGTCACTGGTGCAATTCGTCAGCGATGTTGAAGGCTTGCGAAGACTCAGGCTGTACTACTTGTTCCCTCGTGAGGTCCGGCCAAAACTGATTCACGAGATGGCTTCGAACCCTGTTGTGGCGAACTACTTTGACTTGTCGCTGCAGCACGTCAACCCAGGGTTGCTTCGAGCGATGAAACGTCCAGGCAGCGGGGAGAAACATCTCGACCTCATCGCGCGCATCCGCACGGAGGCCGACCGGCCTGCTTTCAGGTCGAGCTTCATTGTTGGGTTTCCCGGCGAGACGGATGATGAGGTCGAGGAACTTGCAACATTCATGCGCGACGCCACGATTGATTGGGTGGGGTTGTTCCCCTATTCGGCGGAGCATGGAACGCCGGCGGCGGAAATGGCGAACCAGGTCCCGGCCGACGAGATCGAAGAGCGGGTCCGATATCTACAATCCGTCCAGGATGAAGTCACGCTCGAACAGTCGCTCGCCCAGGTCGGACGGCGCTTCGAGATTCTGATCGATCAGGTCGAGGACGAGCGCCCTGTCGGGCGTTCGTATCGCGAGGCGCCTGAAATCGATGGTGTGGTGTTACTCGACACGGGGAAACCAGGAGAATGGGTGACGGCTGAGATCACTGCGGCGTACGGCGTTGAAATGGAAGCGACCGTCGTTTCGTAGCTTCCCGTTCGACCGCCGCGGCAAACGGCATGTGTGGGATGGACACCGGTTGCTGAGGCCGTAACCTATGTCCATGATTGTTGAGACGCTGGCGGTGGGGACCGAGCTTTTACTCGGTCAGATAGCAAACACAAACGCCGCTGCGATCGGTGAACGGCTTGCCGAAAACGGTTTGACCCATCTCCATCAGACAGTTGTC
This window of the Acidobacteriota bacterium genome carries:
- the rimO gene encoding 30S ribosomal protein S12 methylthiotransferase RimO, giving the protein MSSSPPTVWLETLGCAKNQVDSDKLTALLDTSGYVMAASAKVADVVMVNTCAFIEAAREESIDTILALADIKNDGANLVVLGCMAQRYETELAEALPEADAVLGLDRYGELISTLDTMTDWRPLRVTAAPTSKMDILYQTKRPTPTTPYAYVKIAEGCDKSCTFCAIPQFRGKQRSRSPLNIRDEIADLTAQGVGEIVIVAQDLAAYGRDINAPGGIESLVQFVSDVEGLRRLRLYYLFPREVRPKLIHEMASNPVVANYFDLSLQHVNPGLLRAMKRPGSGEKHLDLIARIRTEADRPAFRSSFIVGFPGETDDEVEELATFMRDATIDWVGLFPYSAEHGTPAAEMANQVPADEIEERVRYLQSVQDEVTLEQSLAQVGRRFEILIDQVEDERPVGRSYREAPEIDGVVLLDTGKPGEWVTAEITAAYGVEMEATVVS